A genomic region of Solanum dulcamara chromosome 2, daSolDulc1.2, whole genome shotgun sequence contains the following coding sequences:
- the LOC129881101 gene encoding NAC domain-containing protein 53-like — MESKGSTKLMAPGFRFHPTDEELVRYYLRRKIIGKPLRFDAISEIDIYKVEPWDLPGMSRLKTRDLEWYFFSVLDRKHGNGAKTNRATERGYWKTTGKDRAVHHKSKVVGMKKTLVFHSGRAPKGQRTNWVMHEYKLIDEELDKAGIVQDTLVLCRVFQKSGAGPKNGEKYGAPFVEEEWEDDELEIVPKEEEAEEVEFGDDIYLDGHDLEQILGTDTPVDGVPPPLNLYSEENASNSGETSNSFDEAQNWLQQPDEQESFDPAIQQNADANPVKHEFMSEPSNSVNIEDVDYLLDEPIVTATDNLQFNDGAFLEASDLSRPIEVDTSGFDMLEEYLTFFDADDDFQSMGFNPPMTIGGDDHVSDLASLEEKNIGEVTDQPIAPSEEPEDQKKNVASSSKLEPSKFGSDYKYPFMKQASCMLGGIPAPPAYASEFPSKNSALRMNSSSEASSSIHVTGLIQITNMTVSGNGMDGLMGKHGNYSVILSLGLSQRGDISARLESAVSILPGKTISTVSWCWFYYLFLWVLILSTTFKIGTLIRAT; from the exons ATGGAATCAAAAGGGTCGACGAAATTGATGGCGCCGGGGTTCAGATTTCATCCGACGGATGAAGAGTTAGTTAGGTACTATCTACGGAGAAAGATTATTGGTAAACCCTTGAGATTTGATGCTATTTCAGAGATCGATATTTACAAAGTTGAACCATGGGATCTTCCGG GTATGTCGAGGTTGAAAACAAGAGATTTGGAATGGTACTTTTTCAGCGTGCTTGACAGGAAGCATGGTAATGGAGCAAAAACCAATCGGGCAACAGAACGAGGCTACTGGAAGACAACTGGAAAGGACAGGGCTGTCCATCATAAGTCTAAGGTTGTCGGTATGAAGAAGACTCTAGTTTTTCATAGTGGTCGGGCTCCAAAAGGTCAGAGGACTAATTGGGTCATGCATGAGTACAAACTAATTGATGAGGAGTTGGATAAAGCTGGAATTGTTCAG GATACACTTGTGCTATGTAGAGTCTTCCAGAAGAGTGGTGCAGGGCCAAAGAATGGGGAAAAGTATGGGGCACCTTTTGTTGAGGAGGAATGGGAGGATGATGAGTTAGAAATTGTTCCCAAGGAGGAGGAGGCTGAGGAAGTTGAATTTGGAGATGATATCTATCTAGATGGACATGATCTTGAGCAG ATTCTCGGGACCGACACACCTGTGGATGGTGTTCCACCTCCTTTGAACCTCTATAGTGAGGAAAATGCTAGCAATAGTGGGGAAACAAGTAACTCCTTTGATGAAGCACAAAACTGGCTTCAGCAACCGGACGAGCAGGAATCATTTGATCCTGCAATTCAACAGAATGCAGATGCAAATCCCGTCAAGCATGAATTCATGAGTGAACCAAGCAATAGTGTGAACATTGAAGATGTGGATTACTTGCTTGATGAACCAATTGTAACTGCAACTGATAACCTTCAATTCAATGATGGAGCATTCCTTGAAGCTAGTGATCTTTCAAGACCCATTGAGGTTGATACGTCAGGTTTTGACATGCTTGAGGAGTACCTTACATTCTTTGATGCAGATGATGACTTCCAAAGTATGGGTTTCAATCCACCAATGACGATTGGAGGTGATGATCATGTCTCCGACTTGGCATCTCTGGAGGAGAAG AATATTGGTGAGGTAACTGATCAACCAATTGCACCAAGTGAAGAGCCCGAGGACCAAAAGAAGAATGTTGCATCATCATCGAAACTGGAACCATCTAAATTTGGATCAG ATTATAAGTATCCATTTATGAAGCAGGCAAGCTGCATGTTGGGCGGTATTCCTGCTCCTCCTGCATATGCTTCAGAGTTCCCTTCAAAAAACTCAGCTCTCCGTATGAATTCTTCCTCAGAAGCATCCAGTTCAATCCACGTCACTGGTTTGATTCAAATAACGAACATGACTGTGAGTGGCAATGGGATGGACGGGTTGATGGGAAAGCATGGGAATTACAGCGTTATCCTATCTTTAGGCTTATCACAGCGTGGTGATATCTCCGCTCGCTTGGAATCAGCAGTTAGTATTCTTCCTGGGAAGACAATTTCGACAGTGTCCTGGTGCTGGTTCTATTATCTGTTCCTTTGGGTCCTCATTCTTTCCACAACCTTCAAAATTGGGACCTTAATTCGTGCCACATAA
- the LOC129881102 gene encoding NAC domain containing protein 50-like, translated as MEQEGSMVSGAVTAPAPTSLAPGFRFHPTDEELVRYYLRRKVCGKPFRFQAVTEIDVYKAEPCELAEYSSVKSRDMEWYFFSPVDKKYCNGSRLNRATGQGYWKATGKDRHISHKSQAIGMKKTLVFHSGRAPDGKRTNWVMHEYRLADKELEKAGIVQDSFVLCRIFQKSGLGPPTGDRYAPFIEEEWDDDSAVLPGGETEDDAVNGVEARVESNDLDQDAPPKTALHSENVIELQCLPFACKRERSEEPELLSLSQSKRSKHNVPSSSRANGSEDSTITSQDPVNMMTTKDCPLGFPLLESFEPKESQPSNPLTFDSSNLEKSVPPGYLKFISNLETGILNISMERETLKIEVMRAQAMINVLQSRIDLLTKENEDMRRHVRGG; from the exons ATGGAGCAAGAAGGATCTATGGTGTCAGGGGCTGTGACGGCGCCGGCGCCGACGTCTTTAGCGCCGGGATTCAGGTTCCATCCGACGGATGAGGAATTAGTTAGGTACTATCTCAGGCGAAAGGTTTGTGGGAAGCCATTCAGGTTTCAAGCTGTTACTGAAATTGATGTATACAAAGCTGAACCTTGTGAGCTTGCAG AATATTCATCAGTGAAGAGCAGAGATATGGAGTGGTACTTTTTCAGCCCCGTGGATAAGAAGTATTGTAATGGATCTCGACTTAACCGAGCTACTGGTCAAGGCTACTGGAAAGCTACTGGGAAGGATCGTCATATTAGCCATAAGTCTCAGGCCATTGGGATGAAGAAGACACTCGTTTTCCATAGTGGTCGAGCTCCTGATGGCAAGAGAACAAATTGGGTAATGCATGAGTACAGGCTTGCGGACAAAGAGTTGGAGAAGGCTGGAATCGTGCAG GATTCCTTTGTTCTATGTAGAATCTTCCAAAAAAGTGGTTTGGGACCACCAACTGGTGACAGATATGCACCATTTATTGAGGAGGAATGGGATGATGATTCAGCCGTGCTTCCTGGAGGAGAGACAGAGGATGATGCGGTGAATGGTGTTGAAGCACGAGTTGAGAGCAACGACCTTGACCAG GATGCTCCGCCCAAGACTGCTCTCCATAGTGAAAATGTGATTGAACTTCAATGTCTTCCATTTGCTTGCAAGAGGGAGAGATCAGAAGAACCTGAACTTCTCTCTTTAAGCCAAAGTAAGAGATCGAAGCATAATGTTCCGAGCTCTAGCCGTGCAAACGGTTCTGAAGATTCAACTATTACTAGCCAGGATCCGGTGAATATGATGACGACGAAAGATTGCCCCCTAGGATTCCCCTTGTTAGAGTCCTTTGAGCCCAAGGAAAGCCAACCTTCTAATCCCCTGACATTTGATTCCTCCAATCTTGAAAAATCCGTCCCTCCAGGCTACTTGAAGTTCATTAGCAACTTAGAGACTGGGATCCTAAATATTTCCATGGAGAGGGAGACGCTGAAGATTGAAGTGATGAGAGCTCAAGCCATGATCAACGTTCTTCAATCGCGGATTGATCTTTTGACCAAAGAGAATGAAGACATGAGAAGACATGTCCGAGGTGGTTAG